Proteins encoded in a region of the Microbaculum marinisediminis genome:
- a CDS encoding heterodisulfide reductase-related iron-sulfur binding cluster: MDNSDTENTAYKGFGSDWKPSNLTPDEAQQATSWVEARINKRSMLTKKDRVEDIRDAMWQLEKDGEILVHRVDERHAPVMAKTLYGWDKKIPTNNLWHHKSCGQCGNIPGYPSSVMWLMNEMGINYLDETDQTSCTAWNYHGSGIGNVVSLAAVFLRNFHQAYVSAKAQGLDMGTYYPLVHCGTSFGNYKEMRIFLMHSAELREEVKKILGKLGRLVDGKLLIPEEIVHYSEWLHVMRHRMQERQKIDVSGVRATIHPACHVYKMVPEDVIYDDTVLNGDRVAVSTGLMETLGAEVVDYSTWYDCCGFGFRHIIGEREFTRSFAIDRKIKVAVEEAQADVMIGHDTGCITTLDKNQWIGKAVDKVYALPIMADCQFAALALGAHPYKLAQLHWHASPFEQLLEKLGIDWEKAKAEFESYLEEVKAGRIETLYDPKRAITSGPGYVKPKALAASGGDE, translated from the coding sequence TTGGACAACTCAGATACCGAAAATACGGCCTACAAGGGTTTCGGTTCCGACTGGAAGCCGTCCAATCTGACGCCTGACGAGGCCCAGCAGGCCACCTCCTGGGTGGAGGCCCGCATCAACAAGCGCTCGATGCTCACCAAGAAGGATCGCGTCGAGGACATCCGCGACGCGATGTGGCAGCTCGAGAAGGACGGCGAGATCCTCGTCCACCGTGTCGACGAACGGCACGCCCCGGTCATGGCCAAGACGCTGTACGGCTGGGACAAGAAGATCCCCACCAACAACCTTTGGCACCACAAGTCGTGCGGCCAGTGCGGCAACATCCCCGGCTATCCGTCGAGCGTGATGTGGCTGATGAACGAGATGGGCATCAACTATCTCGACGAGACCGACCAGACCTCCTGCACGGCCTGGAACTATCACGGCTCCGGCATCGGCAACGTGGTCAGCCTCGCCGCAGTCTTCCTGCGCAACTTCCACCAGGCCTACGTCTCGGCGAAGGCGCAGGGCCTGGACATGGGCACCTACTACCCGCTGGTCCATTGCGGCACCTCCTTCGGCAACTACAAGGAGATGCGCATCTTCCTCATGCACTCCGCGGAGCTGCGCGAGGAGGTGAAGAAGATCCTCGGCAAGCTCGGCCGCCTTGTCGACGGCAAGCTGCTGATCCCCGAGGAAATCGTCCACTACTCCGAGTGGCTGCACGTGATGCGCCACCGCATGCAGGAGCGTCAGAAGATCGACGTGTCCGGCGTCCGCGCGACGATCCATCCCGCCTGCCACGTCTACAAGATGGTGCCGGAGGACGTGATCTACGACGACACCGTGCTGAACGGTGACCGCGTCGCCGTCTCCACCGGTCTGATGGAGACGCTCGGCGCCGAGGTCGTCGACTACTCGACCTGGTACGACTGCTGCGGCTTCGGCTTCCGCCACATCATCGGCGAGCGCGAGTTCACCCGCTCCTTCGCCATCGACCGCAAGATCAAGGTGGCCGTCGAGGAAGCCCAAGCCGACGTGATGATCGGCCACGACACCGGCTGCATCACCACCCTCGACAAGAACCAGTGGATCGGCAAGGCCGTCGACAAGGTCTACGCCCTGCCGATCATGGCGGACTGCCAGTTCGCCGCGCTGGCGCTCGGCGCCCACCCCTACAAGCTCGCACAGCTTCACTGGCACGCTTCGCCCTTCGAGCAACTGCTGGAGAAGCTCGGCATCGACTGGGAGAAGGCCAAGGCCGAGTTCGAAAGCTACCTGGAAGAGGTCAAGGCCGGCAGGATCGAGACACTGTACGATCCCAAGCGCGCCATCACCTCCGGTCCGGGCTACGTCAAGCCGAAGGCGCTCGCCGCTTCGGGAGGAGATGAATGA
- a CDS encoding FAD-dependent oxidoreductase, which produces MSKPVLIVGGGPAGLSAAQSLAAAGQSVVMVDKAEFLGGAPIQSGYAKLVPSGLWAKDAIGGMVSRVEGDGNVTVHLNTTVKTFAGEPGDFTATLSDGTEVKAGATILATGFTHFDSVNKPEWGFGTYPDVVTTTQVEQMISSGKGVRCPSDGRKPDRVAILLCVGSRDRQIGREWCSKICCTVSSNLAMEIREELPQCNVYIYYMDIRTFGLYEDLYYWQSQEEHKVKYIKARIAEVTSDGKRLIVKGEDTLVKRPITIPFDMVVHAIGMDPNVDNMTLSAIFDVKLEKHGHIEKASAYSSMSHTSRPGVFVAGAATGPETIDDSIAQGQSAAMAALTLAHTPVREAAE; this is translated from the coding sequence ATGAGCAAGCCAGTTCTTATCGTCGGCGGTGGTCCCGCCGGTCTGTCCGCCGCCCAGTCGCTGGCCGCGGCCGGGCAGTCGGTGGTGATGGTCGACAAGGCCGAGTTCCTGGGCGGCGCGCCGATCCAGTCGGGCTACGCCAAGCTCGTCCCCTCCGGGCTGTGGGCGAAGGATGCGATCGGCGGCATGGTCTCCCGCGTCGAGGGCGACGGCAACGTCACGGTCCATCTCAACACGACGGTGAAGACCTTTGCCGGCGAGCCCGGCGACTTCACCGCGACCCTGTCCGATGGGACCGAGGTGAAGGCCGGCGCGACCATCCTGGCCACCGGGTTCACCCATTTCGACTCCGTCAACAAGCCGGAATGGGGCTTCGGCACTTATCCCGACGTGGTCACGACCACCCAGGTCGAGCAGATGATCTCGTCCGGCAAAGGCGTGCGTTGCCCCTCCGATGGCCGCAAGCCAGATCGCGTCGCGATCCTGCTCTGCGTCGGCTCGCGCGATCGCCAGATCGGCCGCGAGTGGTGCTCGAAGATCTGCTGCACGGTGTCCTCCAATCTCGCCATGGAGATCCGCGAGGAGCTACCGCAGTGCAACGTCTACATCTACTACATGGATATCCGTACCTTCGGCCTCTACGAGGACCTCTACTACTGGCAGAGCCAGGAGGAGCATAAGGTCAAGTACATCAAGGCGCGCATCGCCGAGGTGACGTCGGACGGCAAGCGGCTGATCGTCAAGGGCGAGGACACCCTGGTCAAACGCCCGATCACCATTCCCTTCGACATGGTGGTGCACGCCATCGGCATGGACCCGAACGTCGACAACATGACGCTGTCGGCCATCTTCGACGTCAAGCTGGAGAAGCACGGCCACATCGAGAAGGCGTCGGCCTATTCGTCGATGTCGCACACCTCGCGTCCGGGCGTCTTCGTCGCCGGCGCCGCGACGGGGCCGGAGACGATCGACGACTCCATCGCCCAGGGGCAATCGGCCGCCATGGCGGCGCTGACGCTTGCGCACACCCCCGTTCGCGAGGCAGCCGAGTAA
- a CDS encoding 4Fe-4S dicluster domain-containing protein — MPIHEKSLIRPENLVTHEHLELDGIDVSGHWSTFIESREITDYNEALQDEIAALPGGEFIHRCWQCGSCTNACTVNALNPDFNPRYWIYLIRMGFEDELVRDKDIIWQCVSCNKCTYACPRDVFPEGVMKATSHWLELKGYTPKSPAMVFDEEFSSQVFATGKIEDGKVLRRFFARTGQSLFQDWLIALVRGLLTQLPVSLLMKMGLASVFHPRTRNWDAASAAIAEYVTERKEADRRALGLDTQGAE; from the coding sequence ATGCCGATCCATGAGAAATCACTGATCAGGCCGGAAAATCTGGTCACCCACGAACATCTGGAGCTCGACGGCATCGATGTCTCCGGTCACTGGTCGACCTTCATCGAAAGCCGTGAGATCACCGATTACAACGAGGCGCTGCAGGACGAGATCGCCGCGCTTCCCGGCGGCGAATTCATCCATCGTTGCTGGCAATGCGGCTCGTGCACCAACGCCTGCACCGTCAACGCCCTCAACCCGGACTTCAACCCGCGCTACTGGATCTACCTGATCCGCATGGGGTTCGAGGACGAGCTGGTGCGCGACAAGGACATCATCTGGCAGTGCGTGTCCTGCAACAAATGCACCTATGCCTGCCCCCGCGACGTCTTCCCGGAAGGGGTCATGAAAGCGACCTCGCACTGGCTGGAGCTCAAGGGCTACACCCCGAAGTCGCCGGCGATGGTGTTCGACGAGGAGTTTTCGTCGCAGGTCTTCGCCACCGGCAAGATCGAGGACGGCAAGGTGCTGCGGCGGTTCTTCGCGCGCACCGGGCAGTCCCTGTTCCAGGACTGGCTTATCGCCTTGGTCCGCGGCCTGCTGACGCAGTTGCCGGTCAGCCTGCTGATGAAGATGGGCCTCGCCTCGGTGTTCCATCCGCGCACCCGCAACTGGGACGCGGCGAGCGCAGCGATCGCCGAATATGTCACCGAGCGCAAGGAAGCCGACCGGCGCGCACTCGGTCTCGATACTCAGGGAGCGGAATGA
- a CDS encoding CoB--CoM heterodisulfide reductase iron-sulfur subunit B family protein, with amino-acid sequence MTGKHKKVAYYPGCALEGTGHAYNRSTKAVGKALDLDLVELKNWNCCGAMEVKNIDPKLQTYLSARNLTIAEDMGFDTVMAPCNGCYHNLKKAEYDLANDEGSREVTERLSSKAGHKTYEAGKVETIHALDWIKDSIGEEGIKARVKNSLKGLKVANYYGCMYTRPRHIFPEKDKGPGSESTLQPHFMDDILAAAGAENVDYPLKTACCGGAHTLSDSDTSTKLVLNLLTTAEACGADVIATECPTCHTGLEMHQVRAEKVLGRKTSVKILYFTQLLGIALGLSQRQVGVQENFSDATDLLHEKGLV; translated from the coding sequence ATGACTGGCAAGCACAAGAAGGTCGCCTATTACCCGGGCTGCGCGCTTGAGGGCACCGGCCACGCCTACAACCGCTCCACCAAGGCGGTCGGCAAGGCCCTGGACCTCGATCTGGTCGAGCTGAAGAACTGGAACTGTTGCGGCGCGATGGAGGTCAAGAACATCGATCCCAAGCTGCAGACCTATCTGTCGGCGCGCAATCTCACGATCGCCGAGGATATGGGCTTCGACACGGTGATGGCGCCCTGCAACGGCTGCTATCACAACCTCAAGAAGGCCGAGTACGACCTGGCGAACGACGAAGGCTCGCGCGAGGTGACTGAGCGCCTTTCCTCGAAAGCGGGCCACAAGACCTACGAGGCCGGCAAGGTCGAGACGATCCACGCCCTCGACTGGATCAAGGACTCGATTGGCGAAGAGGGCATCAAGGCGCGGGTGAAGAACTCGCTGAAAGGCCTGAAGGTCGCCAACTACTACGGCTGCATGTACACGCGCCCCAGGCACATCTTCCCCGAGAAGGACAAGGGGCCGGGCTCGGAATCGACGCTGCAGCCGCATTTCATGGACGACATTCTCGCCGCCGCTGGCGCCGAGAACGTCGACTATCCGCTGAAGACGGCCTGCTGCGGCGGCGCGCACACGCTATCGGATTCCGACACCTCGACAAAGCTCGTGCTCAACCTGCTGACCACGGCCGAGGCATGCGGCGCCGACGTGATCGCCACCGAGTGCCCGACCTGCCATACGGGCCTGGAGATGCATCAGGTCCGCGCCGAGAAGGTGCTCGGCCGCAAGACCAGCGTGAAGATCCTCTACTTCACCCAGCTCCTGGGCATCGCGCTGGGGCTGTCCCAGCGTCAGGTCGGCGTGCAGGAGAATTTCTCCGACGCAACCGACCTGTTGCACGAGAAGGGGCTCGTGTGA
- a CDS encoding NAD(P)/FAD-dependent oxidoreductase: MAKKILIVGGGLAGTIVANGLCRQLHEEMSSGAVSITMLGTSDTHMYQPGLLYIPFGRMREAELFRPQRKVLNRKVPYHIDPAKHIDVENKAVTTESGKTYDYDYLVIATGSRIRPDNIPGMVEGGHWFYDLDGARKLREALDDFQGGKIVLNVNVPHKCPVAPLEVTFMLKDFLESKGVLDNSEITYTYPIGRLHTLEPVAAWAVPEFEKHGIKSETFFNTKDVDPAAKTITSEEGTTLPYDLLITIPPHTGQQVILDSDLGAGGWVPTERNTLLREGSSDVFICGDTTNLPISKAGSTAHFEADTIIDNLTSLIKEGRWARHYDGKVFCFVETGLNTGTYVWFNYTTPPNPGPPSQMIHWFKLAYNRLYWLSARGLL; the protein is encoded by the coding sequence ATGGCTAAGAAAATACTGATTGTCGGCGGAGGCCTCGCCGGCACGATTGTGGCCAACGGCCTGTGCCGACAGCTTCACGAGGAAATGTCCTCGGGCGCCGTCTCCATCACCATGCTGGGGACGTCCGACACCCACATGTACCAGCCGGGCCTCTTGTACATTCCGTTCGGCCGCATGCGCGAGGCAGAGCTGTTCCGCCCGCAGCGCAAGGTGCTGAACCGCAAGGTCCCCTACCATATCGATCCGGCCAAGCACATCGATGTCGAGAACAAGGCGGTCACGACCGAATCCGGCAAGACCTACGACTACGACTACCTTGTGATCGCGACCGGGTCGCGCATTCGTCCCGACAACATTCCCGGCATGGTCGAGGGCGGCCACTGGTTCTACGATCTCGACGGCGCCCGCAAGCTGCGGGAGGCGCTCGACGACTTCCAGGGCGGCAAGATCGTCCTCAACGTCAACGTGCCGCACAAGTGCCCCGTGGCGCCGCTCGAAGTCACCTTCATGTTGAAGGACTTCCTCGAGTCCAAGGGCGTGCTCGACAACAGCGAGATCACCTACACCTATCCAATCGGCCGGCTGCACACGCTGGAGCCCGTCGCCGCCTGGGCGGTGCCCGAGTTCGAGAAGCACGGGATCAAGTCGGAGACGTTCTTCAACACCAAGGACGTCGACCCCGCCGCCAAGACGATCACGTCCGAAGAGGGCACGACGCTTCCCTACGACCTGCTCATCACCATTCCGCCGCACACCGGCCAGCAGGTCATCCTCGATTCCGATCTCGGCGCCGGCGGCTGGGTGCCCACCGAGCGCAATACGCTTCTGCGCGAAGGCTCCTCCGACGTCTTCATTTGCGGCGATACCACCAATCTGCCGATCTCGAAAGCCGGCTCGACCGCGCATTTCGAGGCTGACACGATCATCGACAACCTGACCTCGCTCATCAAGGAAGGTCGCTGGGCGCGCCACTACGACGGCAAGGTCTTCTGCTTCGTCGAGACGGGCCTGAACACGGGCACCTATGTATGGTTCAACTATACGACGCCGCCCAATCCGGGCCCGCCGTCGCAGATGATCCACTGGTTCAAGCTCGCCTATAACCGACTTTATTGGCTGTCGGCCCGCGGCTTGCTGTGA
- the dsrE2 gene encoding sulfur carrier protein DsrE2, translating to MSTQTAGADLANNKSMSIIVTKGSLDWAYPPFILGTTAAAMGLNVTMFFTFYGLALLKKKLNLGVTPLGNPAMEMPMMGMHIGMPNIASAIPGVDSAATVMMKNLIKKKGVASIEELREMAIEADVNMIACQMTMDLFEYTKDDMIEGPVLGGAATYIETATKSDINLFI from the coding sequence GTGAGCACGCAAACCGCAGGTGCCGATTTGGCAAATAACAAGAGCATGTCGATCATCGTGACCAAAGGGTCGCTCGACTGGGCCTACCCTCCGTTCATTCTGGGGACGACGGCCGCGGCGATGGGCCTGAATGTGACGATGTTCTTCACCTTCTACGGCCTCGCCCTTCTGAAGAAGAAGCTAAACCTCGGCGTGACGCCGCTGGGCAATCCCGCGATGGAAATGCCGATGATGGGCATGCATATCGGGATGCCGAACATCGCCTCGGCCATTCCCGGTGTCGACTCGGCGGCGACGGTGATGATGAAGAATCTTATCAAGAAGAAGGGCGTCGCCTCGATCGAGGAACTGCGCGAGATGGCCATTGAGGCCGACGTCAACATGATCGCCTGTCAGATGACCATGGATCTGTTCGAGTACACCAAGGACGACATGATCGAAGGTCCGGTTCTCGGTGGCGCCGCCACCTATATCGAGACGGCGACCAAGAGCGATATCAACCTGTTCATCTGA
- a CDS encoding glycine cleavage system protein H: MATVRGCDLPDDLLYDVDNNIWYRDNGDGTLTLGMTAVASAMAGELVAFTPKKAGRTVKAGKSCATIESGKWVGPAKIAFDADVIEVNEDLSSNPKMANADPYGGGWLVKVKPAEPGAADGLTPGSAVEGPYEAKMAADEFAGCA; encoded by the coding sequence ATGGCTACTGTACGCGGCTGCGATCTCCCCGACGATCTTCTCTACGACGTCGACAACAACATCTGGTACCGCGACAATGGCGACGGCACGCTGACGCTCGGCATGACCGCCGTCGCCTCGGCGATGGCCGGCGAGCTCGTCGCCTTCACGCCCAAGAAGGCGGGCCGCACGGTGAAGGCCGGCAAGTCCTGCGCCACCATCGAGTCGGGCAAGTGGGTCGGCCCCGCCAAGATCGCCTTCGATGCGGATGTGATCGAGGTCAATGAAGATCTCAGCTCCAACCCCAAGATGGCCAATGCCGATCCCTACGGCGGCGGCTGGCTGGTGAAGGTGAAGCCCGCCGAACCGGGCGCAGCCGACGGTCTGACGCCGGGAAGCGCGGTCGAGGGCCCCTACGAAGCGAAGATGGCGGCCGACGAGTTCGCCGGTTGCGCCTAG
- a CDS encoding lipoate--protein ligase — protein sequence MRLRVIDFGSVSPLRSQAGFHGMAKAMGPDDDPVLTLTNPDDPYVCVGLHQEIAKEVDEDFCKANSLPIFRRRIGGGAVYLDTNQLFTHFIYPRKKAPEFAVNLYPMFIEPVVRTYQDLGVNAVYRPVNDIQVDGRKIGGTGAASIGEATVMAGSFMYDFDTANMARCLKVPSEKFRDKLKTTLDDYMTTMVKQLDEVPDRAHLITLFLKHCAGALGVTPEMSEPTEAEMKAIEEEERALSDPEWTYKQGRKFVDMGVKISAGMHLTESAHKAPGGMIRVHLLERDDKIADLMISGDFTCLPPGGIDRLAERLVGENLDFDGLAAAAASGFEEIGIEMPGVEPADIATTVMAAKEAST from the coding sequence ATGCGGCTTCGCGTCATAGATTTCGGATCGGTTTCCCCGCTACGCAGCCAGGCGGGCTTTCACGGGATGGCAAAGGCGATGGGCCCGGACGACGATCCGGTCCTGACGTTGACCAACCCGGATGATCCCTATGTCTGCGTCGGGCTGCATCAGGAGATCGCCAAGGAAGTCGACGAGGATTTCTGCAAGGCCAACAGCCTGCCGATCTTCCGCCGCCGCATCGGTGGCGGCGCCGTCTATCTCGACACGAACCAGCTGTTCACGCACTTCATCTATCCGCGCAAGAAGGCGCCGGAATTCGCCGTAAACCTGTACCCGATGTTCATCGAGCCCGTGGTGCGGACCTACCAGGATCTCGGCGTCAATGCGGTGTACCGCCCGGTCAACGACATCCAGGTCGACGGCCGCAAGATCGGCGGCACCGGCGCCGCCTCGATCGGCGAGGCGACGGTGATGGCCGGCAGCTTCATGTACGACTTCGACACCGCCAACATGGCGCGCTGCCTGAAGGTTCCCTCCGAGAAGTTCCGGGACAAGCTGAAGACGACGCTCGACGACTACATGACGACGATGGTCAAGCAGCTCGACGAGGTGCCGGACCGCGCGCATCTGATCACCCTGTTCCTCAAGCATTGCGCCGGGGCGCTCGGCGTGACGCCGGAAATGTCCGAGCCGACGGAAGCCGAGATGAAGGCCATCGAGGAAGAGGAGAGGGCGCTTTCCGATCCCGAGTGGACCTACAAGCAGGGCCGCAAATTCGTCGACATGGGGGTCAAGATTTCCGCCGGCATGCACCTGACCGAGAGCGCCCACAAGGCACCGGGCGGCATGATCCGCGTGCACCTGCTCGAGCGCGACGACAAGATCGCCGACCTGATGATCTCCGGCGACTTCACCTGCCTGCCACCCGGCGGCATCGACCGGCTGGCCGAACGGCTTGTCGGCGAGAATCTGGACTTCGATGGTCTCGCCGCGGCGGCCGCCAGCGGCTTCGAGGAGATCGGCATCGAGATGCCGGGCGTCGAGCCCGCCGACATCGCCACGACCGTCATGGCGGCCAAGGAGGCATCGACCTGA
- a CDS encoding type 1 glutamine amidotransferase, translating to MTCGPALQFTLKKLASATGEAVEEERSPFFTAPMKTICVLQHTETEYLGLMEDHLEARSVRFLYSRPFTAGGKIPPDAEGFDGLVVLGAGPLGVVSGNLMPSLGPELRLIGDFLERGLPVIGVGLGAVMVATAAGGGAEEAPLRFTVSTAHRKVDDALKGFLPESFPVGVYMRDRPVLPEGGTVLAAGDDGEPLVFQIGDNVFGFVGHPGLKSAMVEDLIMEFEECPDNTAQTLERLREAQPQIAGALTPIMVGLVMSAEWMSEQGLGQ from the coding sequence ATGACCTGCGGACCGGCCCTTCAGTTCACCTTGAAGAAGCTCGCCTCGGCCACCGGCGAGGCGGTCGAGGAGGAGCGCTCGCCGTTCTTCACCGCACCGATGAAGACAATCTGCGTCCTCCAGCATACCGAGACCGAGTATCTCGGCCTGATGGAGGACCATCTGGAGGCCCGTTCGGTCCGCTTCCTCTATTCCCGTCCGTTTACCGCCGGCGGCAAGATTCCGCCGGACGCCGAAGGGTTCGACGGCCTGGTGGTGCTCGGCGCCGGTCCGCTCGGCGTCGTCAGCGGCAACCTGATGCCGAGCCTCGGCCCCGAGCTGCGCCTGATCGGCGATTTCCTCGAGCGTGGTCTGCCGGTGATTGGCGTCGGTCTCGGCGCGGTCATGGTCGCCACGGCGGCCGGAGGCGGCGCCGAGGAAGCGCCGCTGCGTTTCACCGTGTCCACGGCCCATCGCAAGGTAGACGACGCCCTGAAGGGATTTCTGCCGGAGTCGTTTCCGGTTGGGGTCTACATGCGCGACCGTCCGGTGCTGCCGGAAGGGGGGACGGTATTGGCCGCGGGCGACGACGGCGAGCCTCTGGTCTTCCAGATCGGCGACAACGTCTTCGGGTTCGTCGGCCACCCCGGCCTCAAGTCGGCCATGGTCGAGGACCTGATCATGGAATTCGAGGAGTGCCCCGACAATACCGCGCAGACGCTCGAACGTTTGCGCGAAGCGCAGCCGCAGATCGCCGGGGCGCTGACCCCGATCATGGTCGGCCTCGTGATGAGCGCCGAATGGATGTCGGAACAAGGGCTTGGGCAATAA
- a CDS encoding sulfurtransferase TusA family protein, producing the protein MAQRTKIDARGAYCPGPLMELIAALKLVEIGDEIEVLSSDKGSADDIPEWVNKVKHEMVGVDKEGDHWSIVVRKAK; encoded by the coding sequence ATGGCTCAGAGAACCAAGATCGACGCGCGCGGCGCCTATTGTCCTGGCCCGCTTATGGAGCTCATCGCGGCGCTGAAGCTGGTCGAGATCGGCGACGAGATCGAGGTCCTGTCGAGCGACAAGGGGTCTGCAGACGACATCCCTGAATGGGTCAACAAGGTGAAGCACGAGATGGTCGGTGTGGACAAGGAGGGCGACCACTGGTCGATCGTCGTGCGTAAGGCCAAGTAA
- a CDS encoding sulfurtransferase TusA family protein, translated as MADQVLDVKGLNCPLPILRAKKTLKDMPAGATLEVIATDPGAVKDFEAFCRTTGNELLESKEEGGSFTFVIKHTA; from the coding sequence ATGGCCGACCAGGTACTCGACGTCAAAGGTCTGAACTGCCCGCTGCCCATTCTGCGCGCCAAGAAGACGCTCAAGGACATGCCCGCGGGCGCGACCCTCGAAGTCATCGCGACCGATCCCGGCGCGGTGAAGGACTTCGAAGCCTTCTGCCGCACGACCGGCAACGAGCTCTTGGAGTCCAAGGAAGAGGGCGGCAGCTTCACCTTCGTCATCAAGCACACCGCCTGA
- a CDS encoding DsrE/DsrF/DrsH-like family protein yields the protein MASKLIIVMVNTDPRNGEELGAPFFQATVAAAMDYEVDVVCTATAGQLMKKGVAEKLYVKEGSPKTVYEFIKDAHDAGVKFYCCSPNLDLFDMTEDDLIPECEGIVGGAKVIEDIMEDDDAKVLTY from the coding sequence ATGGCGAGCAAGCTCATCATCGTAATGGTCAACACGGATCCTCGCAACGGCGAGGAACTCGGTGCGCCCTTCTTCCAGGCGACCGTTGCCGCGGCCATGGACTACGAGGTCGACGTCGTCTGCACCGCGACCGCTGGCCAGCTCATGAAGAAGGGCGTGGCCGAGAAGCTGTACGTTAAGGAAGGCTCTCCGAAGACGGTCTACGAGTTCATCAAGGACGCCCATGATGCCGGCGTGAAGTTCTATTGCTGCTCGCCGAACCTCGATCTCTTCGACATGACCGAAGACGACCTGATCCCCGAATGCGAAGGCATTGTCGGCGGTGCCAAGGTCATCGAGGACATCATGGAGGACGACGACGCTAAGGTGCTGACCTACTAA
- a CDS encoding 4Fe-4S dicluster domain-containing protein, translating to MHATGERNPVGDPVSEHPVMPREDLEEIFEDIRSHMLYDHELHGCLNCGICTATCPAAFYYDYSPREIVQLLWTENLEGVYDAMQEKIWACAQCYTCAARCPFENSPGGLVMIMREVAIKHGMQSAKDVLRPFSRVLLKVISTGNQLAPNMITREAFPDWGPDVSKVEAPLNILRKAIPVPTMHTMDTAWEVNLKTSVELYSIWEATGVLDQLEIVDENLFDVVSDVMDEKRDEYEEWLEEQEEDEDEDA from the coding sequence ATGCACGCGACAGGCGAACGCAATCCCGTAGGCGATCCGGTATCGGAACATCCCGTGATGCCCAGGGAGGATCTCGAGGAGATCTTCGAGGACATCCGCTCGCACATGCTGTACGACCACGAGTTACACGGCTGCCTGAACTGCGGCATCTGCACCGCCACATGCCCGGCCGCGTTCTACTACGACTACTCGCCGCGCGAGATCGTCCAGCTTCTCTGGACCGAGAACCTCGAGGGCGTCTACGACGCCATGCAGGAGAAGATCTGGGCCTGCGCCCAGTGCTACACCTGCGCCGCCCGCTGCCCCTTCGAGAACTCGCCCGGGGGCCTCGTCATGATCATGCGCGAGGTGGCGATCAAGCACGGCATGCAGTCGGCCAAGGACGTGCTGCGGCCGTTCTCGCGGGTGCTGCTGAAGGTCATCTCGACCGGCAATCAGCTCGCCCCCAACATGATCACCCGCGAGGCATTCCCGGACTGGGGCCCGGACGTCTCTAAGGTCGAGGCGCCGCTCAACATCCTGCGCAAGGCGATCCCCGTGCCGACCATGCACACCATGGATACGGCCTGGGAAGTGAACCTCAAGACCTCGGTCGAGCTCTATTCGATCTGGGAGGCGACGGGCGTCCTCGACCAACTCGAGATCGTCGACGAGAACCTGTTCGACGTCGTCTCCGACGTCATGGACGAGAAGCGCGACGAATACGAGGAATGGCTCGAGGAACAGGAAGAAGACGAGGACGAGGACGCGTAG